In the Xiamenia xianingshaonis genome, one interval contains:
- the trpS gene encoding tryptophan--tRNA ligase codes for MSTDSFEASQKRSDAIREEIAKNPGKFTMLTGDRPTGRLHLGHYFGTIKERVALQNLGITTRVVIADYQVITDRDTTGAIRDNVYNMVIDYMACGLDPEKTTIFTHSAVPALNQLMLPFLSLVSEAELMRNPTVKSEQEASGRALSGLLLTYPVHQACDILFCKGNIVPVGKDQLPHIEQARLIARRFNERYDRVFLEPEGLLNDVCEIPGLDGRKMSKSYGNAISLCLTEAETAKLIKKSQTDSERFITYDKENRPGVSALLTTAAICTGRSEVDIAEEIGNAGSGALKAYVTESVNGYLAPIRERRRELEGDMDFVREVIHEGNKQANAIANETLAQVSDAMGMTY; via the coding sequence ATGAGTACAGACAGCTTTGAAGCGAGCCAGAAGCGCAGCGACGCCATTCGCGAAGAGATTGCAAAGAATCCCGGCAAGTTCACGATGCTCACCGGCGACCGTCCGACTGGGCGTTTGCACTTGGGGCATTATTTCGGCACCATCAAAGAGCGCGTCGCGCTGCAAAACCTCGGGATCACGACGCGCGTGGTCATTGCCGACTACCAGGTCATCACTGACCGCGACACTACGGGCGCCATTCGCGACAACGTGTACAACATGGTCATCGATTACATGGCCTGCGGGCTCGATCCTGAGAAGACGACCATTTTCACGCATTCGGCCGTGCCGGCGCTCAACCAGCTCATGCTGCCGTTTCTGTCGCTGGTCAGCGAGGCGGAACTGATGCGCAATCCCACGGTGAAAAGCGAGCAGGAGGCGTCCGGTCGGGCGCTGTCGGGGCTTTTGCTCACCTATCCGGTGCACCAGGCGTGCGACATCTTGTTCTGCAAGGGCAACATCGTGCCGGTGGGCAAAGACCAGCTGCCCCATATCGAACAGGCCCGATTGATCGCCCGCCGCTTCAACGAGCGCTACGACCGCGTGTTTCTGGAGCCGGAAGGCCTGCTCAACGACGTGTGCGAAATCCCTGGCCTTGATGGGCGCAAGATGTCGAAGAGCTACGGCAACGCAATATCGCTGTGCCTCACCGAGGCCGAGACGGCGAAGCTCATCAAGAAGTCGCAGACCGATTCGGAGCGCTTCATCACCTACGACAAGGAAAACCGTCCTGGCGTGTCGGCTTTGCTGACGACCGCCGCCATCTGCACGGGCCGCAGCGAGGTCGACATCGCCGAAGAAATCGGCAATGCGGGCTCGGGTGCGCTCAAGGCGTACGTGACCGAAAGCGTGAACGGGTATTTGGCGCCCATCCGCGAACGTCGTCGCGAGCTGGAGGGCGACATGGACTTTGTGCGCGAGGTCATCCACGAGGGCAACAAGCAGGCGAACGCCATCGCGAACGAAACGCTTGCCCAGGTCAGCGACGCGATGGGGATGACGTATTAA